The following coding sequences lie in one Arachis ipaensis cultivar K30076 chromosome B03, Araip1.1, whole genome shotgun sequence genomic window:
- the LOC107633075 gene encoding NADP-dependent malic enzyme 4, chloroplastic-like, producing MLTSGTASVVLAGLVAALKLVGGNLVDHIFLFLGAGEAGTGIVELIELETSKQTNAPLDKVHKNIWLVDSKGLIVSSRKESIQHFKKPWAHDHEPVHRLVDAVNKIKPTVLIGTSGQGRTFTKEVIEAMASINEKPIILSLFNPSSQSECTAEEAYKWSQGHAIFASGSPFPPVEYEGKVFVPG from the exons ATGTTGACTTCG GGTACAGCATCAGTGGTCCTTGCTGGACTAGTTGCAGCTCTGAAATTGGTTGGGGGCAACTTGGTTGACCACATATTCTTATTCCTTGGTGCTGGAGAG GCTGGCACTGGAATTGTAGAACTTATTGAACTTGAAACATCAAAACAG ACTAATGCCCCACTAGATAAAGTGCACAAGAACATTTGGTTGGTGGACTCAAAG GGATTGATTGTCAGTTCCCGAAAAGAATCGATTCAACATTTTAAGAAGCCATGGGCCCATGATCACGAACCTGTTCATCGACTCGTAGACGCTGTTAAT AAAATCAAACCAACAGTGTTGATTGGAACCTCTGGACAAGGAAGAACTTTCACTAAAGAGGTTATTGAGGCAATGGCTTCAATCAATGAG AAACCTATCATTCTTTCACTTTTCAACCCATCTTCACAATCAGAATGTACTGCTGAAGAGGCTTACAAGTGGAGCCAG GGTCACGCCATTTTCGCTAGTGGAAGTCCATTCCCTCCTGTTGAGTATGAAGGAAAAGTTTTTGTGCCTGGCTAG